A portion of the Mesobacillus sp. AQ2 genome contains these proteins:
- a CDS encoding RNA polymerase sigma-70 factor — protein sequence MKDLYSGYQPLLFSIAYRMLGSVSDAEDIVQDVYLQISEKTIEQVENKKAYLCKMVTNRCIDYFKSARYKREVYIGPWLPDPLILKDYDPISEVMNQEALSFAFLLLLENLNPIERAVFILREVLGYDYNKISYIVDRSEPNCRKILSRVKKQFPLKEVSTGKPEPKNKETIQAFVSALYHGNIQKVEELLGKEVTLYSDGGGNVYAALKPVISKDLVTRFILNIIKQNHHAEEPAVVKMVNVNGELGLLVKGKDNILTVISFHVKNDQITDIYIVRNPEKLKHVSLDA from the coding sequence TTGAAGGATCTATATTCGGGGTATCAACCGCTGCTTTTTTCGATTGCTTATCGAATGCTCGGCAGTGTGTCAGATGCAGAAGATATCGTACAGGATGTGTACCTGCAGATAAGTGAAAAGACGATTGAACAGGTGGAAAATAAAAAAGCTTATCTGTGTAAAATGGTGACAAACAGATGTATTGATTATTTCAAATCAGCCAGGTATAAGCGTGAAGTCTATATTGGTCCTTGGCTTCCTGATCCTCTGATTTTAAAAGACTATGACCCAATCTCAGAGGTTATGAACCAGGAAGCCCTTTCGTTTGCCTTTCTGCTTTTACTGGAAAATTTGAATCCAATTGAGCGAGCTGTATTCATTCTTAGGGAAGTACTGGGATACGATTACAATAAGATTTCTTATATAGTCGATCGAAGCGAACCTAACTGCAGAAAAATCCTGAGCAGGGTAAAGAAACAATTCCCGTTAAAAGAAGTATCAACAGGAAAACCTGAACCGAAAAACAAGGAGACGATTCAGGCATTCGTGTCTGCCTTATATCATGGAAACATTCAGAAGGTTGAAGAGTTATTGGGTAAAGAAGTGACCCTGTATTCAGATGGCGGAGGAAACGTCTACGCTGCTTTAAAGCCTGTAATTTCAAAGGATCTGGTTACCCGATTTATTTTAAACATCATAAAGCAAAATCATCATGCTGAAGAGCCTGCAGTTGTTAAAATGGTCAATGTGAATGGTGAGTTGGGACTGCTGGTAAAAGGAAAGGACAATATTTTGACCGTAATCAGCTTCCATGTCAAAAACGATCAAATTACAGACATCTATATTGTCAGGAATCCTGAAAAATTAAAGCATGTGTCTTTGGATGCGTAA
- a CDS encoding AraC family transcriptional regulator: protein MAWIEALQRAIDYMEEHLLEEITVEEISRQANSSPFHFQRTFALLTDISVGEYLRRRRLTLAAGELCSSDARIIDLALKYGYDTPEAFTKAFRRQHGISPSEARKYTGKLKSYSRLGIQVSLKGAEPMQYRVVEQEGFEVIGIKQGFSYENGENLAGIPKMWEKANQDGTCDFLLSKNNEHVKGLLGVCVDQSKIQVKQMDYWVAAAYDGETPDGYLKMEIPASKWAIFEVHGPMPDAMQNVWKQIFTEWFPSSGYQHAGTPELEVYTAGNSADHDYYSEVWIPVK, encoded by the coding sequence ATGGCGTGGATTGAAGCTTTGCAAAGGGCGATTGACTATATGGAGGAGCATCTGCTCGAGGAAATAACGGTGGAGGAGATTTCCAGACAGGCCAATTCATCTCCATTCCATTTTCAGCGTACGTTTGCCCTTTTGACAGATATATCTGTCGGTGAGTACTTGCGGCGCAGACGACTGACGCTGGCAGCAGGTGAACTGTGCAGCAGCGATGCCAGGATTATTGATCTTGCGCTGAAATATGGCTATGACACTCCCGAAGCATTTACGAAGGCTTTTCGCAGGCAGCATGGCATTTCGCCAAGTGAAGCGAGAAAGTACACTGGGAAGCTGAAATCATATAGCCGCCTGGGAATCCAGGTGAGTCTGAAGGGAGCGGAACCGATGCAGTACAGAGTGGTGGAACAGGAAGGTTTTGAAGTGATTGGAATCAAACAGGGATTTTCCTATGAAAATGGGGAAAATCTCGCTGGCATTCCAAAAATGTGGGAGAAAGCAAACCAGGATGGAACCTGCGATTTCTTGTTGAGTAAAAACAACGAGCATGTAAAAGGTCTTCTTGGTGTCTGTGTAGACCAAAGCAAAATACAGGTAAAGCAGATGGATTATTGGGTCGCTGCGGCATATGATGGAGAAACACCAGATGGCTATTTGAAAATGGAGATTCCTGCATCCAAGTGGGCGATCTTCGAAGTCCACGGACCGATGCCAGACGCCATGCAAAACGTATGGAAGCAAATCTTTACAGAATGGTTCCCATCGAGCGGATACCAGCATGCCGGCACCCCGGAGCTAGAGGTGTATACAGCAGGAAACTCAGCTGATCACGATTACTATTCAGAGGTCTGGATACCGGTAAAATAG
- a CDS encoding MFS transporter: MSEVTHDQKVGMGALFKNQVIRTILLSVLFLQIGIWVRNYSILLYVIEKTNENPIAVSLISVAEFAPIFLFSFIGGTFADRWRPKRTMIWCDLLSAVSVFAVLLTLFFGSWKMIFFATLVSSILSQFSQPSGMKLFKQHVPMELVQMGMSMYQTVFALFMILGPVLGTFVYQRFGILASVAVMGVAFICSAAVLLMLPADKEPDAEKPKTTLMEEMKAGFRYVLNSRALSLLGGCFAAAGLAIGLTQPLGVFLITERLGLPKEELQWLMAAFGVGMILGGGITVAISRKVQPQVLLAIGLAASAIGFIGMGLSTVFWLTLTAQFFSGLFMPCIHIGINTMILQNTEESFIGRVNGILNPVFMGAMVITMSAAGWLKTHLSIVYIYETAAILLFIGIIVLVPLMKKTPKVSLEEGV, translated from the coding sequence ATGTCGGAAGTGACACATGACCAAAAAGTGGGCATGGGTGCATTGTTTAAAAATCAGGTAATCCGGACAATTTTGCTTTCGGTGCTGTTTCTGCAAATCGGGATTTGGGTCCGGAATTATTCGATCCTGTTGTATGTTATTGAGAAGACGAACGAAAACCCGATTGCGGTTTCTTTGATATCTGTTGCTGAATTCGCACCGATTTTCTTGTTTTCGTTTATAGGCGGGACGTTCGCGGATCGCTGGCGGCCGAAGAGGACGATGATCTGGTGTGATCTGTTAAGTGCCGTATCTGTTTTTGCGGTGCTGCTGACGTTGTTTTTTGGCAGCTGGAAAATGATTTTCTTCGCGACATTGGTTTCTTCCATCCTGTCGCAATTTTCACAGCCGTCCGGAATGAAGTTGTTCAAGCAGCATGTACCAATGGAACTTGTCCAGATGGGGATGTCGATGTACCAGACCGTCTTTGCGCTCTTTATGATTCTTGGGCCAGTTCTTGGGACCTTTGTCTATCAGCGCTTCGGGATTCTCGCATCTGTCGCCGTCATGGGAGTTGCCTTCATTTGCTCCGCGGCGGTGTTGCTGATGCTGCCTGCAGACAAGGAACCAGACGCTGAAAAACCAAAAACCACGCTGATGGAAGAGATGAAGGCGGGATTCCGCTATGTATTGAACAGCAGGGCGCTGTCATTGCTGGGCGGATGTTTCGCGGCAGCCGGCCTTGCCATCGGATTGACGCAGCCGCTTGGCGTATTCCTGATTACCGAAAGGCTGGGATTGCCTAAGGAAGAGCTGCAGTGGCTAATGGCCGCGTTTGGAGTGGGAATGATTCTGGGCGGGGGCATCACAGTTGCGATTTCGAGGAAGGTTCAGCCGCAGGTGCTGCTGGCGATCGGTTTGGCTGCCAGTGCAATCGGGTTTATCGGGATGGGATTATCAACCGTATTCTGGCTGACATTGACGGCACAATTTTTCTCCGGATTGTTCATGCCATGCATTCACATCGGAATCAATACAATGATTTTACAAAACACTGAAGAATCCTTCATTGGGCGCGTGAATGGTATCCTTAACCCAGTCTTTATGGGGGCGATGGTGATCACCATGTCAGCAGCAGGATGGCTGAAAACGCATCTTTCTATTGTTTACATTTATGAAACTGCAGCAATCCTGCTCTTTATTGGGATTATCGTTTTGGTTCCTTTGATGAAAAAGACTCCGAAGGTAAGCCTGGAAGAGGGAGTATAA
- a CDS encoding pyridoxal 5'-phosphate synthase, whose protein sequence is MEDIRKVIRQSKTLVGPFPPFNVEDTAEHPYDLFLEWFQVAIDNGVNEPHSMTLSTTDANGCPDARVLIIKDVDQHGWYFASSSESEKGKQIENNPHVAMTFYWSEIGRQVRIRGKAVKMDQEVCTQDFLKRGTVARAIALLGKQSTVMNRQQEADEAVRNQMAILQQQPNLVYPSWTLYRTVAEEVEFWQAQEDRNHIRLKYFSEKDHWLKRLLWA, encoded by the coding sequence ATGGAGGATATCAGGAAAGTGATAAGACAAAGTAAAACACTCGTTGGCCCGTTTCCGCCATTTAATGTTGAAGACACAGCAGAACACCCATATGATCTTTTTCTGGAATGGTTTCAGGTTGCGATTGATAATGGCGTTAATGAGCCACACTCGATGACACTTTCAACAACGGATGCTAATGGGTGTCCGGACGCCCGTGTGCTGATTATCAAAGATGTGGATCAACATGGTTGGTATTTCGCCTCCAGTTCAGAAAGCGAGAAAGGCAAACAGATAGAGAATAATCCTCATGTTGCTATGACTTTTTATTGGTCGGAAATCGGGAGACAAGTGAGGATCCGCGGAAAAGCGGTAAAGATGGATCAAGAAGTTTGTACGCAGGACTTCTTAAAGCGGGGGACTGTAGCCCGGGCGATCGCTCTGCTTGGAAAACAAAGTACCGTAATGAACCGGCAACAGGAAGCTGATGAGGCGGTACGTAATCAGATGGCCATTTTGCAACAACAGCCGAACCTGGTGTATCCTTCCTGGACTTTGTACCGGACAGTTGCTGAAGAAGTGGAATTCTGGCAAGCGCAAGAGGATCGGAATCATATAAGATTAAAATATTTCTCTGAAAAAGATCACTGGTTAAAGCGTTTGTTATGGGCGTAG
- a CDS encoding DUF438 domain-containing protein, whose amino-acid sequence MSEMINNRELKAMDPTKRKATLKQLFKDLHDGKNVNEVKAHFDAFIGKITIDEIAGLEHVELAEGDLSVAEMQRIYSAHSEMFKGAIEQAYSMNGPEHQPGHPVHTFEMENREIEQLLQNRLRVHLEQFAIEDSTENINLLLEDCSLLYDIDKHYSRKENLIFPYLEKYGIYGPTTNMWRIDDFIRDGIKLAKKKLTNYDGDQNGVIEEVQFVLREVSDMIYREENILFPMALQNFTEDEWVKIARESDEIGYCLTAPAGEWKPARKHIDADAISEGYIKMETGILSLKQLELLLNHLPVDITFIDQDDVVRYFSHGKERIFARTKAVIGRTVQNCHPPRSVHVVEDLLRDFKSGKKDTEDFWIKVRDKFVYIRYFAVRGEDNQYIGTLEFTQNIDPIKAIEGEKRILS is encoded by the coding sequence ATGAGTGAAATGATAAATAATCGTGAATTGAAAGCAATGGATCCTACAAAACGTAAGGCAACTTTAAAGCAGCTTTTTAAAGATCTTCATGATGGAAAAAATGTGAATGAGGTCAAAGCCCATTTTGATGCTTTTATTGGAAAAATAACGATCGATGAAATCGCCGGTCTTGAGCATGTTGAGCTGGCCGAAGGAGATTTGTCAGTGGCGGAAATGCAGCGGATCTATTCCGCTCATTCTGAGATGTTTAAAGGGGCGATCGAACAGGCCTACTCCATGAATGGACCGGAGCATCAGCCAGGACATCCCGTTCACACCTTCGAAATGGAAAACCGTGAGATTGAACAGCTTTTACAAAATAGACTTCGAGTTCATCTTGAACAATTTGCCATAGAAGACAGCACCGAGAATATCAATCTTCTGCTAGAGGATTGCAGCCTTCTCTATGACATTGACAAACACTACAGCCGCAAAGAAAACTTGATTTTCCCATACCTTGAAAAGTACGGGATTTACGGTCCAACGACAAATATGTGGAGAATTGACGATTTCATCCGCGACGGGATCAAATTAGCGAAGAAAAAACTGACCAATTATGATGGCGATCAAAATGGCGTGATCGAAGAGGTCCAGTTTGTCCTCAGAGAAGTAAGCGATATGATTTACAGAGAAGAAAACATCCTCTTCCCAATGGCCTTGCAAAATTTTACGGAGGATGAATGGGTAAAAATCGCCCGGGAAAGCGATGAGATCGGGTATTGTCTGACAGCCCCTGCTGGGGAATGGAAACCGGCCAGAAAACACATCGACGCAGACGCCATTTCTGAAGGCTATATTAAAATGGAAACGGGAATCCTTTCCCTTAAGCAGCTCGAATTGCTGCTTAACCATCTGCCGGTCGATATCACCTTCATTGACCAGGATGATGTCGTCCGATATTTTTCACATGGAAAAGAACGAATTTTCGCTCGTACAAAAGCCGTCATCGGCCGGACCGTCCAGAACTGCCACCCGCCAAGAAGCGTCCATGTCGTCGAAGACCTATTACGCGATTTTAAATCAGGCAAAAAGGATACCGAAGACTTTTGGATTAAGGTCCGTGACAAATTCGTCTACATCCGTTACTTCGCAGTTCGTGGCGAGGACAACCAGTACATCGGCACCCTCGAGTTCACGCAGAACATCGACCCAATTAAGGCGATTGAAGGTGAAAAGAGGATTTTGTCGTAA
- a CDS encoding PH domain-containing protein — translation MVATQAILAWTFISECPIPNDVDELLVEGETAVAAYKTIRDSAIFTNKRLIVRDAQGLTGKKVEIYSLPYSSINMWSTENAGSLFDVNAEVELWTRAGHIKVNLKKGVDIRKFDKLIAEALL, via the coding sequence ATGGTCGCAACTCAAGCAATCCTAGCATGGACATTCATCTCGGAATGCCCAATCCCAAACGATGTGGATGAACTTTTAGTGGAAGGGGAGACAGCAGTCGCCGCCTATAAAACCATCCGCGACAGCGCAATTTTCACCAACAAGCGATTGATCGTCCGGGACGCTCAGGGACTTACCGGCAAAAAAGTCGAAATCTACTCCTTGCCTTACTCTTCCATCAACATGTGGTCCACCGAAAACGCCGGCAGCCTGTTTGATGTGAACGCCGAAGTGGAACTATGGACCAGGGCAGGCCATATCAAGGTCAACCTGAAAAAAGGCGTCGACATCCGGAAATTCGATAAGCTGATTGCCGAGGCACTTCTGTAA
- a CDS encoding FAD-dependent oxidoreductase: MMNLKTIVVIGGGYAGINLIAALKKELNEKIRVILVDKNDYHFKKVKLFKGIVNEDVSNLCIPLKQYCGNIHFIQGELTGINQDAQTINITSEDGTIHRQEYDQLVLALGSVLREVDSNRGGVPLVSLKNARDIRQQLLKIVVSSKNNIRLAVVGGGITGIETAAEVNSWFKEETKKRGISKNIELFLINGSKRLLNEAPVKVSSRLERRLNEHGIQTFHRKRAERFIEGKVSFTDGSKLDADFCIWTVGLKPHPSLSALDIPLTEDGKIKVDPWYRLVGSENIYGIGDCVHAVDPNSGMAADMSCKEAISQAERLAKILRAHMEGHTVPAHQNFPDFLSIGLGPNDGFVWARKWGLDVVFCGKPASKIREYTWELASKIN, from the coding sequence ATGATGAATCTGAAAACAATTGTCGTTATTGGCGGGGGATACGCAGGAATAAATCTTATAGCAGCACTTAAGAAAGAGTTGAATGAAAAAATCAGGGTGATCCTGGTTGATAAAAATGACTATCATTTTAAAAAGGTAAAGTTATTTAAGGGGATTGTGAACGAAGATGTCTCGAATCTTTGCATCCCGCTGAAACAGTATTGCGGAAATATTCATTTTATCCAAGGTGAATTAACTGGTATCAATCAGGATGCTCAAACCATAAACATTACGAGTGAGGATGGCACGATTCACCGCCAGGAATACGATCAATTAGTACTTGCATTGGGGAGTGTACTTCGGGAGGTTGATTCAAACCGCGGAGGCGTGCCGCTCGTTAGCCTGAAAAATGCTCGGGATATTAGGCAGCAGCTATTAAAAATTGTAGTTTCATCCAAGAACAATATACGCCTGGCTGTTGTGGGAGGCGGCATTACAGGTATCGAAACCGCAGCAGAAGTTAATTCATGGTTCAAAGAGGAAACGAAAAAAAGGGGAATATCAAAGAATATAGAATTATTTCTTATTAACGGTTCCAAGAGATTATTGAATGAAGCACCAGTGAAAGTCAGTTCAAGGCTTGAAAGAAGGCTCAATGAACACGGTATCCAAACATTCCATCGCAAAAGGGCTGAAAGATTCATTGAGGGAAAGGTGAGTTTCACTGACGGGTCCAAACTGGACGCGGATTTTTGCATTTGGACTGTCGGATTAAAGCCTCATCCCAGCCTTTCCGCATTAGATATCCCACTCACTGAAGATGGGAAAATAAAAGTCGATCCCTGGTATCGTCTTGTTGGCAGCGAGAATATTTATGGGATTGGAGACTGTGTTCATGCAGTTGATCCAAATAGCGGAATGGCCGCGGATATGAGCTGTAAAGAAGCCATTTCACAAGCGGAACGACTGGCTAAAATCCTGAGGGCGCATATGGAAGGACATACAGTGCCTGCACATCAGAACTTTCCGGACTTTCTTAGCATTGGCCTGGGGCCAAACGACGGTTTTGTCTGGGCTCGAAAATGGGGACTTGATGTTGTCTTTTGTGGGAAGCCTGCCAGCAAAATCAGAGAGTATACATGGGAGCTGGCAAGTAAGATCAACTGA
- a CDS encoding DUF2922 domain-containing protein → MAKTLELQFATDLGKFAKLTVDNPTEPVDPAAVKLAMEQIIASNAFLLTNGTLVAVDSARIIERNVTDYELI, encoded by the coding sequence ATGGCTAAAACTCTTGAGTTGCAATTCGCTACTGATCTTGGCAAATTCGCCAAGCTGACGGTTGATAACCCTACAGAGCCTGTCGATCCAGCGGCAGTCAAGCTGGCAATGGAGCAGATCATCGCTTCCAACGCGTTCCTGCTAACGAATGGCACCCTTGTCGCCGTTGACAGTGCTCGTATCATCGAACGCAATGTAACAGACTATGAACTGATCTAA
- a CDS encoding LysE/ArgO family amino acid transporter — MLEAFIHGFILALGLILPLGVQNVFIFNQGALQPRYRNVLPAVITAALCDTLLISVSVLGVSLLILGSFWFKVILVGGGIIFLVYMGWTTWNTKPNNEKGSIAKEFSIKKQILFAASVSLLNPHAIMDTVGVIGTSSIRFEGEEKIIFAVTAILVSWIWFFAISYIGRITGKIDKSGKVLLILNKISALVMWAAAGYLFLSFNQ; from the coding sequence ATGTTAGAAGCATTTATTCATGGATTTATACTTGCACTTGGATTAATCTTGCCGCTTGGTGTTCAAAATGTATTTATCTTTAATCAAGGGGCATTACAGCCAAGGTATAGGAATGTACTTCCAGCTGTGATAACAGCTGCTTTATGCGATACCCTGTTAATTTCGGTATCTGTTTTAGGAGTATCCTTGCTCATTCTGGGTTCATTTTGGTTTAAAGTTATTTTAGTCGGTGGAGGAATAATTTTTTTAGTCTATATGGGATGGACCACATGGAACACTAAACCAAATAATGAAAAAGGTTCAATTGCAAAGGAATTTTCTATTAAGAAACAAATATTATTTGCAGCTTCTGTTTCGTTATTGAATCCACATGCCATTATGGACACTGTTGGGGTAATTGGAACAAGCTCCATCAGATTCGAGGGGGAAGAAAAAATAATATTTGCGGTTACAGCGATTTTGGTTTCATGGATTTGGTTTTTTGCGATTTCCTATATTGGGAGGATCACTGGAAAAATTGATAAGTCCGGAAAAGTCTTGCTGATTCTAAATAAGATATCAGCCTTGGTCATGTGGGCGGCGGCAGGGTATCTTTTTTTGTCTTTTAATCAATAA
- a CDS encoding sigma-70 family RNA polymerase sigma factor, which translates to MSEHDIELYARLQAKDKRALELLYDRYEKLLFSFAYRLTGRRDLSEEIVQDVFLKLWTKTGMYDETKGKFSSWILTVTRYAAIDCLRKKDENHVELEDRDALKSIEPSVEEMAEWKEKRSEIRAAINQLTEEQKQIVELFYFKGLSQQKIADTFQIPLGTVKGRIRLALKHLHKTISGIREGRDHSYDRS; encoded by the coding sequence ATGAGCGAACATGATATCGAGCTTTATGCACGTTTGCAGGCAAAAGATAAACGGGCACTTGAACTCTTATATGACCGATATGAAAAGCTTCTGTTTTCGTTCGCATACAGGTTGACTGGCAGGCGTGATCTGTCAGAGGAAATCGTGCAGGATGTTTTCCTCAAACTGTGGACGAAAACGGGAATGTATGATGAAACGAAAGGGAAATTTTCTTCCTGGATTTTGACCGTTACCCGATATGCTGCGATTGATTGTCTTCGTAAAAAAGATGAGAACCATGTCGAGCTTGAGGACCGCGATGCATTAAAATCCATTGAACCTTCCGTGGAAGAAATGGCAGAATGGAAAGAAAAGCGGAGTGAAATCAGGGCGGCCATCAATCAATTGACTGAAGAGCAGAAGCAAATCGTGGAACTTTTTTATTTTAAAGGACTCTCACAGCAAAAAATTGCCGATACCTTCCAAATTCCACTTGGGACGGTAAAAGGACGAATACGATTGGCTCTTAAGCATCTCCATAAAACAATAAGCGGGATCAGGGAAGGGAGGGATCATAGCTATGACCGATCATAA
- a CDS encoding YvrJ family protein: MEQLIPFISDVGFPIVVTLYLLHRIEAKLDTVVQSIQSLPARLQERPDPETMYPAKVTQDPIREIN; encoded by the coding sequence ATGGAGCAGCTGATTCCGTTCATCAGCGACGTGGGGTTCCCGATTGTCGTGACACTCTACTTGCTTCACCGGATTGAAGCCAAGTTAGATACCGTCGTCCAATCAATCCAGAGCTTGCCGGCGAGATTGCAGGAAAGGCCTGACCCTGAGACGATGTATCCGGCCAAAGTCACCCAGGACCCAATTCGCGAAATAAACTGA
- a CDS encoding anti-sigma factor, producing MTDHKTCECLLDYFNNTLSDEEKSLFVNHLATCKDCREELEELNMLTADLPFSAELIEPNAGMKDRILASVFEESEAPEELDKPTEIKEYQRRSYRWLQPLLAASLLLSLSANAYFYLNQSGQELSESPREGTDEIVKQVQLAVSEGYEGNAEAAMIKKEEGMALVVQASNLKPLTGNEAYQVWLIDEAGEKFRAGTFRTTPEGKGAVTYSVKYKGEHKWTTIAVTLEPTPDSQQPKGEIVLASQL from the coding sequence ATGACCGATCATAAGACATGTGAATGTTTACTGGATTATTTTAATAACACACTGAGTGACGAGGAAAAATCGTTATTTGTGAATCATTTAGCCACGTGCAAAGATTGCCGTGAAGAGCTGGAGGAACTGAATATGCTGACAGCTGACCTTCCTTTTTCAGCAGAACTGATCGAGCCAAATGCAGGAATGAAGGACCGAATCCTTGCTTCCGTCTTTGAAGAGAGTGAAGCACCTGAGGAACTGGATAAACCAACAGAAATAAAGGAATACCAACGCCGGAGTTACAGATGGCTGCAGCCTCTTCTGGCCGCGTCATTGCTTCTTTCCTTATCGGCTAACGCGTACTTTTATTTGAACCAATCCGGCCAGGAGCTCAGCGAAAGTCCACGGGAAGGAACAGATGAAATCGTAAAACAGGTTCAATTGGCGGTTTCAGAAGGTTACGAAGGAAACGCTGAAGCAGCCATGATCAAAAAAGAAGAAGGAATGGCCCTAGTTGTCCAGGCAAGCAACCTCAAGCCTTTAACCGGCAATGAAGCCTACCAGGTTTGGCTCATTGATGAAGCCGGCGAAAAATTCAGGGCAGGAACTTTCCGCACTACTCCGGAAGGAAAAGGTGCCGTCACCTACTCGGTTAAATACAAAGGTGAGCACAAATGGACCACCATCGCAGTCACACTTGAACCAACTCCTGACAGCCAGCAGCCAAAAGGAGAAATTGTTTTAGCATCACAGCTTTAA
- a CDS encoding DUF1659 domain-containing protein, whose protein sequence is MAMAMLKDSNMRLVFEAGLDEKGEPIFKGKTYRYVRKEATPDQVQQAAVALGGLSANLLSSVERNDSFDII, encoded by the coding sequence ATGGCAATGGCGATGTTGAAGGATTCGAATATGAGGCTTGTGTTCGAGGCTGGTCTTGATGAAAAGGGCGAACCGATCTTCAAGGGCAAGACGTACCGCTATGTGAGAAAGGAAGCGACTCCTGATCAGGTCCAGCAAGCGGCTGTGGCTCTTGGCGGCCTGAGCGCAAACTTGTTAAGCTCTGTGGAGCGTAACGACAGTTTCGATATCATCTAA
- a CDS encoding DUF2269 family protein, producing the protein MKKIGPKGLRWLKILHVFLVVLFFGGILSSVALNLHIDFTQYDDAYLGYKNIITISDQIVRWGAIGTLLVGFIYGFFTNWGFFKHRWVGVKFVLYIIQTIVGIFVVDALMVENMELLETQKEAALSNPMFIQNHETRQIAVYFQVAVTIFIFIISFLRPWKKKKI; encoded by the coding sequence ATGAAAAAAATAGGGCCAAAGGGCTTAAGATGGTTAAAAATATTGCACGTCTTTCTGGTGGTGTTATTCTTTGGAGGGATTTTGAGCTCCGTAGCGTTAAACCTCCATATTGATTTCACTCAATATGACGATGCCTACCTTGGCTACAAAAATATCATCACGATCAGTGACCAAATTGTCAGATGGGGAGCGATCGGAACCCTTCTGGTCGGCTTCATATATGGCTTCTTCACCAATTGGGGATTTTTCAAGCATAGATGGGTTGGCGTGAAATTCGTACTGTATATCATTCAAACAATTGTCGGGATCTTTGTAGTGGACGCGCTGATGGTCGAAAATATGGAGTTACTCGAGACACAAAAAGAAGCAGCATTAAGCAATCCCATGTTCATTCAAAATCACGAAACAAGGCAAATTGCAGTCTATTTTCAAGTTGCCGTCACCATTTTCATCTTTATCATTTCCTTTTTAAGACCCTGGAAAAAGAAAAAGATTTAG